The following coding sequences lie in one Acidobacteriota bacterium genomic window:
- a CDS encoding type III pantothenate kinase, producing MTEPTRLLAVDCGNTQIKFGVFRGDALAVNFRIATDAHKTSDEYAVLIRALLAGEGIDSRSFDGAALSSVVPPVLPLLERAVAKVTGRPCLVIRHGLDAGVAVRTAHPAELGSDLLCLAAGAAVRYPLPAIIVSFGTATAFVAVSAAREIVGVAIAPGILSAAQSLSANAAKLPQIDMAQPESALGRDTIGAMRAGMVYGFAGLVDRVCGEMGRAMGAAPAVVATGGLLNIIAQVATTVTRYDAFLSLHGLRVIWELNRTGTAAPPAAADPPLE from the coding sequence ATGACCGAACCCACCCGACTCCTGGCCGTGGACTGCGGCAACACCCAGATCAAGTTCGGCGTGTTCCGCGGCGACGCGCTGGCCGTCAACTTCCGCATCGCCACCGATGCCCACAAGACCTCGGACGAGTACGCCGTGCTCATCCGGGCGCTGCTGGCCGGCGAGGGGATCGACAGCCGGTCGTTCGACGGCGCGGCCCTGTCGTCGGTGGTCCCGCCGGTGCTGCCGCTCCTGGAGCGGGCGGTGGCCAAGGTCACCGGCCGGCCGTGCCTGGTGATCCGGCACGGGCTGGACGCCGGCGTCGCGGTGCGGACGGCCCACCCGGCGGAACTCGGCTCCGACCTGCTCTGCCTGGCCGCGGGCGCCGCCGTCCGCTACCCGCTGCCGGCGATCATTGTGTCGTTCGGCACAGCCACGGCGTTCGTCGCCGTGTCGGCGGCGCGCGAGATCGTGGGCGTGGCCATCGCGCCGGGGATCCTGTCGGCGGCGCAGTCGCTGTCGGCCAACGCGGCCAAACTGCCCCAGATCGACATGGCCCAGCCCGAGTCGGCGCTGGGCCGCGACACCATCGGCGCCATGCGCGCCGGCATGGTCTACGGCTTCGCCGGCCTGGTGGACCGCGTCTGCGGGGAGATGGGCCGCGCCATGGGCGCCGCTCCAGCCGTGGTCGCCACCGGCGGGCTGCTCAACATCATCGCCCAGGTCGCCACCACGGTGACCCGCTACGACGCCTTCCTGTCCCTGCATGGCCTCAGGGTCATCTGGGAGCTCAACCGAACCGGCACCGCGGCCCCACCGGCTGCAGCCGATCCGCCGCTGGAGTGA